From one Gemmobacter sp. genomic stretch:
- a CDS encoding DUF2125 domain-containing protein has protein sequence MSLLRQTRFAGAALLIGALPAHAQMTPEQVWTMWQDLTTSMGYSLTADAPRREGDRLVLDNVLVANTSPTAELRAPVARIVLRDRGDGTVEVTMSPGIDLTMKVSEPDAEPVDMAVRVDQQGYVAIVSGTPEAPKVGATATSVTISQVAPKVDGKEVPMTMAATLRGLTTSTALTRGDTTATTSDFGAASMEVDVNATNPETGGTMKMAMRGQDLKGSFAGALPAVMAPGVELPAMLNAGLRGNGGYTIGPMTFAFDMVDGGKSTAAAGSATGAQVDFGLDPAGLRYSAGATGLDVTASGDSVPFPDFRVTASEYRLGLTMPMTKSDTPSDFGLLLKLADLTLPEGVWAMIDPQARLPRDPATVEIDATGKATLFQDLTSQAAQDPEASMGQVEALTVNKLHARLAGAELTGTGAFTFDNADMETFPGMPRPAGVADLKLTGGNGLLDNLVALGLVPEDQVMGIRMMMALFTRPGEGPDTLTSKIEMTPEGQILANGQRIQ, from the coding sequence ATGTCGCTGCTTCGCCAGACCCGGTTCGCCGGGGCCGCCCTTCTGATCGGCGCCCTGCCCGCCCATGCCCAGATGACCCCCGAACAGGTGTGGACGATGTGGCAGGATCTGACCACCTCGATGGGCTACAGCCTGACCGCCGATGCCCCCCGGCGCGAAGGCGACCGGCTGGTGCTGGACAACGTGCTGGTCGCCAACACCAGTCCCACCGCCGAACTGCGCGCGCCGGTGGCCCGGATCGTGCTGCGCGACCGGGGCGACGGCACGGTCGAGGTGACGATGTCGCCCGGCATCGACCTGACGATGAAGGTGTCGGAACCGGATGCCGAGCCGGTGGACATGGCCGTGCGGGTGGATCAGCAAGGCTATGTTGCCATCGTCTCGGGCACGCCCGAGGCGCCGAAGGTGGGTGCGACCGCGACCAGCGTGACCATTTCGCAGGTCGCCCCCAAGGTCGATGGCAAGGAAGTGCCGATGACCATGGCCGCCACCCTGCGCGGCCTGACCACCAGCACCGCCCTGACCAGGGGCGACACCACCGCGACCACATCGGATTTCGGCGCCGCCTCGATGGAGGTGGATGTAAACGCCACCAACCCCGAGACCGGCGGCACGATGAAAATGGCGATGCGCGGGCAGGATCTGAAAGGCAGCTTCGCCGGCGCGCTGCCGGCCGTGATGGCGCCGGGGGTGGAACTGCCCGCCATGCTGAACGCCGGCCTGCGTGGCAATGGCGGCTATACCATCGGGCCGATGACCTTTGCCTTTGACATGGTCGATGGCGGCAAGTCCACCGCCGCCGCCGGATCGGCCACCGGCGCGCAGGTGGATTTCGGGCTGGATCCGGCCGGCCTGCGCTATTCCGCCGGAGCAACGGGGCTGGATGTCACCGCCTCGGGCGACAGCGTGCCGTTTCCCGACTTCCGCGTGACGGCCAGCGAATACCGTCTGGGCCTGACCATGCCGATGACCAAATCCGACACCCCGTCGGACTTTGGCCTGCTGCTGAAACTGGCGGACCTGACCCTGCCCGAAGGCGTCTGGGCCATGATCGACCCGCAGGCCCGCCTGCCCCGCGACCCCGCCACGGTGGAAATCGACGCGACCGGCAAGGCAACGCTGTTCCAGGATCTGACCAGCCAGGCCGCGCAGGATCCCGAAGCCAGCATGGGCCAGGTCGAGGCGCTGACGGTGAACAAGCTGCATGCGCGGCTGGCCGGCGCGGAACTGACCGGGACCGGCGCCTTCACCTTTGACAATGCCGATATGGAAACCTTCCCCGGCATGCCCCGCCCCGCCGGCGTGGCCGACCTGAAGCTGACCGGCGGCAACGGCCTGCTGGACAATCTGGTCGCGCTGGGTCTGGTGCCCGAAGATCAGGTCATGGGCATCCGCATGATGATGGCGCTGTTCACCCGCCCCGGCGAAGGCCCCGATACGCTGACCTCGAAGATCGAGATGACGCCCGAGGGCCAGATCCTCGCCAACGGGCAGCGCATCCAGTAA
- a CDS encoding SDR family oxidoreductase, whose product MADLTDRLVAITGAARGIGAAAAREFAAAGARVALISRDEGRLATLAEELGRCAMALPCDVSDAAALKAALAEAEEAMGPLEVLVNNAGVIDPIARIADADPADFARAVAVNLNGVFNGMHAALPGMIARGRGTILTIGSGAAHNPQEGWAAYCSSKAGAWMLTRSAHLEAGPAGVRVISLSPGTVATDMQAAIRDSGVNPVSQLDWSVHIPPDWPARTLVWMCGPGGDAFLGQEVSLRDEAVRRAVGVIQ is encoded by the coding sequence ATGGCGGATCTGACGGACAGGCTGGTGGCGATCACCGGGGCGGCACGCGGCATCGGCGCCGCGGCGGCGCGCGAATTTGCGGCGGCAGGCGCCCGCGTGGCGCTGATTTCCCGCGATGAAGGGCGGCTGGCAACGCTGGCCGAGGAACTGGGCCGCTGCGCCATGGCGCTTCCCTGCGACGTGTCCGATGCGGCGGCGCTGAAAGCCGCGCTGGCCGAGGCCGAGGAGGCGATGGGCCCGCTGGAGGTGCTGGTGAACAACGCGGGCGTCATCGACCCGATCGCCCGCATTGCCGATGCCGACCCGGCCGATTTTGCCCGCGCGGTGGCGGTGAACCTGAACGGCGTGTTCAATGGCATGCATGCGGCGCTGCCCGGCATGATCGCGCGCGGGCGCGGCACCATCCTGACCATCGGATCCGGTGCCGCGCACAACCCGCAAGAGGGTTGGGCCGCCTATTGTTCCTCCAAGGCCGGCGCCTGGATGCTGACCCGCTCCGCGCATCTGGAGGCGGGGCCGGCCGGCGTGCGGGTGATTTCCCTGTCGCCCGGCACGGTGGCGACCGACATGCAGGCGGCGATCCGCGACAGCGGCGTCAACCCGGTCAGCCAGCTGGACTGGTCGGTGCATATTCCGCCGGACTGGCCGGCGCGCACGCTGGTCTGGATGTGCGGGCCGGGGGGCGATGCGTTCCTTGGGCAAGAGGTGTCCTTGCGGGACGAGGCGGTGCGCCGTGCCGTGGGGGTGATCCAGTGA
- a CDS encoding enoyl-CoA hydratase/isomerase family protein: MIRLEVEGGLWTAAIDRPDKANSVTPDMLAELRDIARRATAEGAAVLVLTGTGKVFSAGADLDAARAGLATSGLWEELSGAIAAFPGLSVAALNGTLAGGSMGMALACDLRLGVPGMKIFYPVMKLGYLPQPSDPGRLAALVGPARAKMILMGGARIEADEALAWGLLDRIVAPEALMETVKALAADVLAARPGHAAAIKRMIPG, translated from the coding sequence GTGATCCGGCTGGAGGTAGAGGGCGGCTTGTGGACCGCCGCGATCGACCGCCCTGACAAGGCCAATTCCGTGACGCCCGACATGCTGGCCGAGTTGCGCGACATCGCGCGTCGCGCCACGGCCGAGGGCGCGGCGGTGCTGGTGCTGACCGGCACGGGCAAGGTGTTTTCCGCCGGGGCCGATCTGGATGCGGCGCGGGCAGGGCTTGCGACTTCGGGCCTGTGGGAGGAGCTTTCGGGCGCCATCGCCGCCTTTCCGGGCCTGTCGGTGGCGGCACTGAACGGCACGCTGGCGGGTGGATCCATGGGGATGGCGCTGGCCTGCGACCTGCGGCTGGGCGTGCCGGGGATGAAGATATTCTACCCGGTGATGAAGCTGGGCTATCTGCCGCAGCCGTCCGACCCCGGCCGGCTGGCCGCGCTGGTCGGTCCGGCGCGGGCCAAGATGATCCTGATGGGCGGCGCCAGGATCGAGGCGGACGAGGCGCTGGCCTGGGGTCTGCTGGACCGTATCGTCGCCCCCGAGGCGCTGATGGAGACGGTAAAGGCGCTGGCCGCCGATGTGCTGGCGGCCAGACCGGGCCATGCGGCGGCGATCAAGCGGATGATCCCGGGCTGA